The genomic interval tgtgtctgtgggtgtgggtgtgtgtatgtctgtatgtgtgtgtatctgtgggtgtgtgtgtctgtgtgtgtgtttgtgtgtgtgtgcttgtatgtgtgtgtgtgtttgtatgtgtgggtgtgtgtttttgtgtgggtgtgtatgtgtgttttgtgggtgtgtgtgtgtatgtgtgtttttgtgggtgggtgtgtatgtgtgtttttgtgtgtgtgtgtgtatgtgtgtttttgtgggtgtgtgtgtgtatgtgtgtttttgtgggtgtgtgtgtatgtgtgtttttgtgggtgggtgtgtatgtgtgtttttgtgggtgtgtgtgtatgtgtgtatttgtgggtgtgtgtgtatgtgtgtatttgtgggtgtgtgtgtatgtgtgtatttgtgggtgtgtgtgtatgtgtgtttttgtgggtgtgtgtgtgtttttgtgggtgtgtgtgtgtatgtgtttttttgtgggtgtgtgtgtgtttttgtgggtgtgtgtatgtgtgtttttgtgggggtgtgtgtatgtgtgtttttgtgggtgtgtgtgtgtatgtgtgtttttgtgggtgtgtgtgtgtatgtgtgtttttgtgggtgtgtgtgtgtatgtgtgtttttgtgggtgtgtgtgtgtatgtgtgtttttgtgggtgtgtgtgtatgtgtgtttttgtgggtgtgtgtgtatgtgtgtttttgtgggcgtgtgtttttgtgggcgtgtgtttttgtgggtgtgtgtgtttttgttggtgtgtgtgtgtgtgtgtgtttttgtgtgtgtgtgtgtgtgtgtttttgtgtgtgtgtgtgtgtgtgtgtatatatgtgtgtgctgtgtataacAATAAATTGCTTTGCTATAACATCCTGTTACAAGAAAACAATCAGTGACAAACGAACCAttgattaatttcctataacagcagacacagtgtgttacactgcaGTAATAACTGACTGTATTATGTTGTACTTCACTGTTTACACCACTAGCACAATAACACACCTAACTGCTTGTGTTTCATCAGGTCCATGCCAGAGTGCACACTGGTGACAAGCCGTACTGCTGTGACAAACCCGGCTGTGACAAAAAGTTTGCAACAGGTAACAGTTTATAGGATTAACTCTGTGCTGAAGATGtcatttaaacacaagcacaaacaatctgtgtaaatatacaaaggtataatgttttaatagtGATAAATGCTCAAATAAATACTTATGCTCAAATAAAATTAGACACATCTATACACCATTATGGTAGGATTAGTAGATCATCATCAGCAATATTAACAAATTAATGAATCATTTAGCCAAACCGACTCTGATGGTTCAAGTTAATGGGAAGAGTCAAGATTTTGGAGCCTGAGTTCATTCATAGCTCCTCCTACCAATcacttttagattttattttataccacaTGAGGACACACACTGGTGAAAAGTCCTACGGCTGCACAGAAGCCAGTTCTAGTTGAAAGATCTTTCAAGAACTCAGGAGACTACCAAAGGTCTCAGCGTttctaatcatttataatcccactctctggtgtttataatcatttataatcccactctctggtgtttataatcatttataatcactctctgtgtttctaatcatttataatcccactctctggtgtttataatcatttataatcactctctgtgtttctaatcatttataatcccactctctggtgtttataatcatttataatcactctctgtgtttctaatcatttataatcccactctctggtgtttataatcatttataatcccactctctggtgtttataatcatttataatcccactctctgtgtttataatcatttataatcactctctgtgtttataatcatttataatcccactctctgtgtttataatcatttataatcactctcAGCGTttctaatcatttataatcccacactctgggagtttataacaatttataatcccactctctgtgtttataatcatttataatcacccTCTGTGTttctaatcatttataatcccactctctggtgtttataatcatttctaatcactctctgtgtatctaatcatttataatcccactctctgtgtttataatcatttataatcccactctctggtgtttataatcatttataatcccactctctggtgtttataatcatttataatcccactctctgtgtttataatcatttataatcccactctctggtgtttataatcatttataatcccactctctggtgtttataatcatttataatcccactctctgtgtttataatcatttataatcactctctgtgtttataatcatttataatcccactctctgtgtttataatcatttataatcactctcAGCGTttctaatcatttataatcccactctctggtgtttataatcatttataatcccactctctggtgtttataatcatttataatcccactctctatgtttataattattcacaatcccactctctgtgtttataatcatttataatcccactctctgtgtttataatcatttataatcgtACGCTAATAACTCAGACACCTAAACGTATGTTTATGATCTATATCACACTCAGAGTCAGAGTGTTCCAGGTGAGTTAAACATGTAATGTGAAAGTTATGCTGCATCATCAGtttaattcataataataatcataatgttAATAATCATCTTGACAGACCATCATACATTGTGGTTAAAGCTGTAATTATGTTGTTATTTAGGACACGGGTTGAAAAACCACATGAGGACCCACACTGGTGAAAAGCCCTACGGCTGCACAGAAGCCAGTTGCAAAAAATCTTTCAAGAACTCAGGAGACCTCCAAAAGCACATCCGGATCCACACGGGTACAACGAGTGCTTTCTAGTTATAATataatcctgtgtgtgttctgatacagttatatttacatttatggtattttgGCAGATGTCTTGTCTTATCCGGAGTTATTcagcttacatttatctcatttattagAGTAAGGAATTTAATTTGACCTTTCAGGAGAAAAGCCCTTCCTTTGTCCGTACGAAGGCTGCGGCCGGTCTTTCCGGACCTCTAACATTTGCAAAgtgcacatgcgcacacacaccggGGAGAAGCCGTACCACTGCTCCGAGCCAGGCTGCAACCGGGCCTTCGCCAGTGCGACCAATTACAAAAACCACAGCAGGATCCACACCGGTATTCTAGCTTTTACATTCAAATATAGAAAACTTGCACCATTCTCATCTTCCCTCATCTTAGAAtattctttctcctttttgtcCTCAGGCGAAAGGCCGTATGTTTGCACTATTCCTGGCTGTGACAAGCGCTTCACCGAGTACTCGAGTCTGTACAAACATCAGGTGGTTCACACGCCCTGCAAACCGTACGAATGCAGCCATTGTGGGAAAACCTACAAGCAGATCTCAACGCTGGCACTGCACAAGCGCACAGTACACAACGAATCGGAGCCCATCGAGGAAGAGCACGAGGACTACGAGCCTCCGGCAGGTCAGAAAGTATTACATTGCATTTGAGAATTTGAACACAATTTTGACAGCTTTAAGGTGAGTCACGCTGTTCTATGCCctttattaaaggtggggtttgagaaatgcttcagaaaactgcgtcgggccgccaaacaaaacaaaaatcaaaacaaacatgtagccaatgagcagaaaggggcgtgtcttgtcagtatgggcggagagagtgttcagtgctttccagcgctggagagaactgaaggagcaggaagttggacacatattcacagattggagtttcctgagtcaataactcctgagctaaacactgttactacacaaataacacctcttttctatcgtagtaatgtagagacgcagctacaactgtgttttgtgtagtaacagtgtttagctcaggagttattgactcaggaaactccaatctgtgaatatgtgaccaacttcctgctccttcagttctctccagcgctggaaagctgatcctatattaacacgtcctacttcttaccttatcgtaagtctttcttctctttctttctttgtttttatcctccatgtcaatgttaaaaccgctttctgctaatgtcacacatgcgcactgaacactctctccgcccatattgactagacacgcccctttctgctcattggctacacgtttggtttgttttgtttgtcggcctgatgcagttttctgaagcatttctcaaatatcggagaccccacctttaaagtagtgttaaaaaaaatttcatttaattccaACAAGAATAACCAAAATAATGAAGCGCGAACAGTCCAGCACTCTGTTGCAGCTTTGCTTATGTAGCAGAagaggggcggagctaccaGGCGTAACCGGTGATGAGACAAAATTTGCACAAGACATCTTAGAAATGTCTTTGAATTTAGCTCAcagtgtgatttttattattttttttcccccagcatATTAAAAATTCTCTGTATTCTGCTAAGCTAGTGTCTGTCATCTTATTATGTGCATTTGATGTAATTCACCATCAAGCAGCGTATGCTGACGTTTCGTTTGAGACAATAACAACCCTTTAATGTTCATACACTCGATGTTAgagtttatagtgtatagtgtaagtGCATATGTGTAATATGTCATTTAGATATTTTCTTGAAGCGGATGTCTTGATTAGTTAAATAACAAGGTCATCATCAGCCAATCAGCGTGAGCTTGAATGGCAGAATTTCCGGCTCAAGCTCAGTAAACAGCAGCGGTCTAAATGAtgtatgtgtttaataaatgtatcaCAGATTTCTTattgactttttctttttctttttcacccaGAAGCCATTGATGATCCCTGCATGCACGGTACTTCAGGTGAAAGCCTAGCACATTGCTCAGATACGACCTCTGACTTCTCAGCACAGGAGCAGGTCAGCCTCGTCACACAGGACGACGATCGTCAggtttgaatttaaatttataagTCAAAGTAAAATATGAAGTTTGGGTTGTGTTTAAGATCCTCGTTTGTAAAAAACGTGTCATTACAGGCGGTTGCCAATACAATCACCATGGTAACGCAGGATGGTGACATGCTCACCCTCCCAGCTTGCGAGTCATTAACAGCTGACAGCACAGAAGCACAGGTGGGTGTGGTCATGGGTCATTTATGGCCTGTTATATAAGTTCTATAAGGACCAGATGAAGAAGAAACGCCTTCTGTTGCAGAATTCTGAAATCACACTctctgtttataatcatttataatcccactctcggtttttataattgtttataatctcactctctgtgtttataatcatttattatcactctatgtgtttataatcattcataatcacactctctggtgtttataatcattcatAATTACACTTTCCTTGTTTATAATCattcataatcacacactcagtgtttataatcatttataatcactctgtgtttataattatttataatcccactctctggtttttataatcatttataatcccactcttagtgtttataatcatttataatcactctgtgtttataattatttataatcacattctcagcgtttataatcatttataatcccactcttagtgtttataatcatttataatcccactcttagtgtttataatcatttataatcccactcttagtgtttataatcatttataatcactctgtgtttataattatttataatcccacactcagtgtttataatcatttataatcactctgtgtttataattatttataatcccactcttagtgtttataatcatttataatcccactcttagtgtttataatcatttataatcccactcttagtgtttataatcatttataatcacattctcagcatttataatcatttataatcccactcttagtgtttataatcatttataatcccactcttagtgtttataatcatttataatcactctgtgtttataattatttataatcccacactcagtgtttataatcatttataatcactctgtgtttataatcatttataatcacattctcagcgtttataatcatttataatcccactcttagtgtttataatcatttataatcactctgtgtttataattatttataatcactctgtgtttataatcatttataatcacattctcagtgtttataatcatttataatcccactcttagtgtttataattatttataatcccactctttgtgtttataatcttttataatcacactccagtgtttataatcatttataatcacactctctgtgtgtataatcatttataatcctactcttagtgtttataatcatttataatcacatggTTCCGTTTCCTGTCCTAAATGTCATTTGGTATGTGTTTACAGAGCAAACAGGAAGCAGTGCTTCAACATCCAGTTACTCTTCTGACAACTTCTAATGGGAAGCAAGTTGCTGTTGAGGTAAGATTACATCACATGTTGTGGTCCATTATATATGCTAAGAAACGTCAATATGTCTCAAGCTGAATAGGGTCATTTGTCTTATCATATCACATCACAATTAAACTTTCCCACTGCATCGCTGATACATTTGCAGTTTTTatctttcttaaaaaatatatattttttaaacttatatgcaaatgagtttatttaaatatacatacatttgcACTATTATAGGGCCAAAAACTCTATTCTTTGGATGCCGTTAGAGTTAAAaccattaaattcattttagggtgaacacaaacactttacagcAGTTTAAAGGGTTGTTCATTTAAATCTAACTCAAATCTGAAAGTTTTTCTGAG from Tachysurus vachellii isolate PV-2020 chromosome 1, HZAU_Pvac_v1, whole genome shotgun sequence carries:
- the znf143a gene encoding zinc finger protein 143a isoform X2; its protein translation is MLLATVNQGGAEFTHGRSDAQNFTLCLGDISDDQYIDSLEAVTLTDGSTAYIQRNAQDTKAVTALDGSVLEGQVFQLDDGATAYIQHVHNGEEPSGVSGAATSESLRLEAGQAVQLEDGSTAYLHHIPKELYDSPALQAVQLEDGSTAFIQQALQMSTPDTILAIQESDTVSDLPLEEITDPETVTVLEQYAAKIEEMEFYTNTGLLTNENVVQIVFPSQDGRRSVQKLEDKSFQCGYEGCGKLYTTAYHLKVHARVHTGDKPYCCDKPGCDKKFATGHGLKNHMRTHTGEKPYGCTEASCKKSFKNSGDLQKHIRIHTGEKPFLCPYEGCGRSFRTSNICKVHMRTHTGEKPYHCSEPGCNRAFASATNYKNHSRIHTGERPYVCTIPGCDKRFTEYSSLYKHQVVHTPCKPYECSHCGKTYKQISTLALHKRTVHNESEPIEEEHEDYEPPAEAIDDPCMHGTSGESLAHCSDTTSDFSAQEQVSLVTQDDDRQAVANTITMVTQDGDMLTLPACESLTADSTEAQSKQEAVLQHPVTLLTTSNGKQVAVELSEQMTLEEALRIASALQQGATAEMEH
- the znf143a gene encoding zinc finger protein 143a isoform X1 codes for the protein MLLATVNQGGAEFTHGRSDAQNFTLCLGDISDDQYIDSLEAVTLTDGSTAYIQRNAQDTKAVTALDGSVLEGQVFQLDDGATAYIQHVHNGEEPSGVSGAATSESLRLEAGQAVQLEDGSTAYLHHIPKELYDSPALQAVQLEDGSTAFIQQALQMSTPDTILAIQESDTVSDLPLEEITDPETVTVLEQYAAKVTQIEEMEFYTNTGLLTNENVVQIVFPSQDGRRSVQKLEDKSFQCGYEGCGKLYTTAYHLKVHARVHTGDKPYCCDKPGCDKKFATGHGLKNHMRTHTGEKPYGCTEASCKKSFKNSGDLQKHIRIHTGEKPFLCPYEGCGRSFRTSNICKVHMRTHTGEKPYHCSEPGCNRAFASATNYKNHSRIHTGERPYVCTIPGCDKRFTEYSSLYKHQVVHTPCKPYECSHCGKTYKQISTLALHKRTVHNESEPIEEEHEDYEPPAEAIDDPCMHGTSGESLAHCSDTTSDFSAQEQVSLVTQDDDRQAVANTITMVTQDGDMLTLPACESLTADSTEAQSKQEAVLQHPVTLLTTSNGKQVAVELSEQMTLEEALRIASALQQGATAEMEH